The Canis lupus dingo isolate Sandy chromosome 4, ASM325472v2, whole genome shotgun sequence genome contains a region encoding:
- the LOC112651689 gene encoding translation initiation factor IF-2-like: MAGAREPGGEVARGGSGSARLRSSAPRAARGGSTRNRAGGRGPRPRPVGSPGPPPSPPRPAREPQDALPGPGPRPPRPPRPRPGSTCRSPAAPGDPLIGCGRSPAPPVAAGHSGNCSPPRARGHGWASGPLRASLGRTARLREAGCAAWPSEEPWGSEREAKGLRERPLIVAQRLRRWRAPTSESAPQLPASLPGGRPLLWWRPPVGEGPRPHLRGGIGGGFPGVVLPPSARNAAPLAAALSPRWPGLPGSFPASQGLSPAAIHRPASKRALGERTPWDFLITCFKMDLKIDLHSYISK; this comes from the exons ATGGCTGGGGCGCGCGAGCCGGGGGGCGAGGTGGCTCGGggcggctcgggctcgg CCCGACTCCGGTCAAGTGCGCCCCGGGCTGCGCGCGGCGGGAGCACCCGGAACCGCGCAGGCGGCCGCggtccccgcccccggccggtCGGGTCCCCGGGgccgcctccctccccgccccgcccggcccgcgagCCCCAGGACGCGCTCCCGGGACCTGgcccgcgccccccccgcccaccccgcccgCGGCCCGGCTCCACCTGCCGCTCCCCGGCGGCGCCCGGAGACCCCTTAATTGGCTGCGGgcgctccccggccccgcccgtcGCCGCAGGGCACTCTGGAAACTGTAGTCCCCCGCGCGCCCGCGGCCACGGCTGGGCTTCAGGACCGCTCCGGGCATCCCTCGGCCGCACGGCCCGGCTCCGCGAGGCCGGCTGCGCCGCGTGGCCCTCGGAAGAACCGTGGGGGAGCGAGAGGGAGGCCAAGGGACTTCGCGAACGCCCACTGATTGTCGCCCAAAGGCTAAGAAGGTGGAGGGCACCGACCAGTGAATCCGCCCCGCAGCTACCCGCAAGCCTGCCTGGCGGGCGCCCACTTCTCTGGTGGCGACCCCCGGTGGGCGAAGGCCCCAGGCCGCACCTCCGCGGGGGGATCGGGGGCGGCTTTCCCGGCGTGGTGCTGCCTCCTAGCGCACGAAATGCGGCGCCCCTTGCGGCCGCCCTTAGTCCCCGGTGGCCGGGACTCCCCGGCTCCTTTCCTGCTTCCCAGGGGCTCTCCCCCGCCGCGATCCACAGACCGGCCAGCAAGAGAGCCCTGGGAGAAAGAACTCCTTGGGACTTCCTTATCACATGCTTCAAGATGGACCTTAAGATAGATTTGCATA gttacATTTCCAAATAG